From the Sandaracinaceae bacterium genome, the window GGCGGGGCCGGCGCGCGACGCGCTGTTCGACTGCACGCCCAGCGGGACGACGGACGACGCGTGCGCGCGCGCGTTCATCACGCGTCATGGCCGGATGACCTACCGGCGCAGCCTCACCGAGGCGGAGATCACGCGCTTCGTGACGCTGGCGCGCGAGGCGGCCACCGTACGGGGTGACTTCCACGCTGGGCTCAGCCTGGTGGTAGCAGCTCAGCTGCAGTCGCCGAACTTCCTGTACCGCCGCGAACTGGGCGAGGCGCTCCCGTCCACGGAGGGGCAGCCCGAGGGCTATCGTGAGCTGCGTGGCACGGAGCTGGCCAGCCGGCTCAGCTTCTTCCTGTGGAACACCACGCCGGACGCCGACCTCCTCGATGCCGCAGAGTCCGGTGCCCTCGACACCACGGAAGGCCTCGAAGCCGAGGTGCGCCGAATGGTCGATGATCCCCGCACGCGGCGCGCTGTGCGCTCCTTCTTCTCCGAGATGCTGCAGCTCGACCGACTGAGCAACCTCTCGAAGGACAGGAACGCGTTCCTGCACTACTCCCCTGCCGTGGGCCCGGCTGCGCGTGAAGAGACCCTGCTCACCATCGAGGACCACGTCTTCGGGCAGGACGCCGACTACCGCGACCTGATGACCACGCGCACCACCTTCGTCGATCGCACCCTCGCGGCCATCTATGAAGTGCCGGCGCCCACCCGAGAAGGCTTCGGGCGCTATGAGCACTCGGCGACCGGCATGCGCCGCGGCCTGCTGGGACAGCTGTCGTTCCTGGCGCTGCACGCGCACGCCACGCGCTCCTCGCCCACGCTCCGCGGTCGCTTCGTGCGCATCAACCTGCTGTGCACGGAGGTGCCGCCGCCGCCCGCCAACGTGGCCGTGGACCTGAGCGAGACCGACGCCACGCTGTCCATCCGCGACCAGCTGTGGGAGCACCGCGAGAACCCGGTGTGCGCCAGCTGCCACGAGCTGATGGACCCGATCGGCCTCGGCTTCGAGAACTTCGACGGGCTCGGTCAGTTTCGCGACGTGGACTGGCGCCTCACCTTCGGCCCCGACGGCGACGTGGTCCGTGACGACAACGGCGACCGCGTGCTGGCGCGCGGCCCGGAGCTGGACGTGACGGGCGAGCTGGACGGGGTGCCCTTCGAGACGCCCATCGAGCTGACCGATGCGCTGCGCAACCACCCGGACCTGCCCACCTGCTTGACCCGCAGCGTCTATCGCTACGCGACGGGCCATGAAGAGCTGCGCAGTGAGGCCGCCCAGCTGGTGGCCCTGGGAGAGAGCTTCGCGGACTCGGGCTACCGCGTGAAGGAGCTGCTGGTCCAGGTGGCCCTGTCCGAGGGCTTCCGCCGCGCCAGCGGCCTGCGCACCGTCGCCGAGGAGACCAACTGATGGCCAAGACCACGATCAGCCGACGCACCCTGCTCAAGGGCATCGCCGCCGGAGGCGCCACCGTCGCCATCGGGCTGCCGACCCTGGACATCTTCTGCAACAGCAACGGCACCGCGCTCGCGCAGGGCTCACCCTTTCCCGTGCGCTTCGGCGTGTGGATCTGGGGCAACGGCAACATCCCAGAGCGCTGGACGCCGCTCTCCACGGGCCGCAACTACCAGCTGAGCACTCAGCTGAGCGGGCTCATGCCGGTGCGCGACGACGTCACGGTCGTCACGGGCACCATCGCGGCTTCGGTAGCCCGTGAGCCGCACAACGACGGCTCGGCGTCGTTCCTCGCGGGGACGCCCATCCTGGCGACCGGTCAGCACGACATCCTGGCGCCCACCGTCGACGTTCTCGCTGCGAACGCCATCGGCGGCGCCACCGCCTTCCGGTCCATCCAGGCCGGTGTGGAGCCCGACCTCGGGAACGGCACGGTGAGCGTGAACGGGCCTGGCAGCAACAACCCAGCCACGGTCGACCCGCTCACGCTGTACCACAAGCTCTTCGGCGAGGGCTTCGCCCTGCCCGGCGAGGAACCGGTCATCGACCCGCTCTGGCAGCTGCGGCGGAGCGCGCTCAGCTCGGTCATGGAGGAGTCGGCGGCGCTGCGGTCTCAGCTCGGCACCCACGACCAGCGGCGCCTCGACGAGCACCTCGACGGGGTCCGTGAGCTCGAGCTGCGTCTCCTGCGGTTCGAGGAGGACCCTCCGAACCTGGCAGCGTGCGGCCTCGCGCGGATCCCGCTGGACGCCTACCCCGAGGTCAACAGCCGCCCGCAGATGAAGGAGCGGCACCGCATCATCGCAGACTTGCTGACCATGGCGCTCGCGTGTGACCGCACCCGCGTGGTGCACACCATGTTCTCGCGCGGCGGCAGCAACGTGCGCTTCCCGGGCGTGGCCACGGGGCACCACGAGCTCAGCCACAAGATCGACCCCACCTCGCAGGACCAGCTCGACATCATCGTGAAGCAGATCGTCGACGAGTACGCCTACTTCGTGCAGGCGCTCGCCGCCGTGCCCGAGGGTGACCGGCGCCTGCTGGACAACGTGGCTGTCGTAGCCAGCAGCGACTGCTCCTTCGGCGCCGAGCACGACATCATCGAGTACCCCATCCTCATCGCGGGCAGCGCGGGGGGCGCACTCGTGAGCGGAGAGCACATCCGCGCCGAGGGTGAGGTGGCGTCCAAGGTCTCCTTCTCGCTGCTGCGCGCCGTGGGTGCGAGCGTGCAGCGATTCGGGGTGAACGAAGCCGAGGCGACCACCGGTCTCACGGGGCTCGAGACCTGAGATGCGCTGGCACGCCTCGATTCATGCTCTCCCCCTCGCTGCCCTGGTGGCCTTGGCCACGGCCGCGCTGCCCAGCTGCGCCGAGAGCGCGCCCGGCGAGACGCACGTCTACGTGATCGACGAGCTGCGCATCCTGACCTCGCCCGAGGTGGTGGACGGTGTGTCCATCGTCGATGGCTTCGACCTCGACGGCGTCGATGGCCCGCCAGCAGGCGCGACCTGCCGCGACCACCCCGACTGGGTGGCGCCAGATGGCCGCCTGGGCATCGACAACCAGCTCGCGGGTGGCGGCCTGGCCCAAGTGGTGCGCCTCTTGGCGGAACAGGAGGAGGACAGCACGGCCCTGTTCGAGGGGCTGGTGCAGGGAGCGGTCACCGCCGGCACCCTCCTTGTGCTGCTCCGGTTCGACGACGTGAACTCGTTCGAGAACGATGACCACGTGACGATGACCGTGCTCCTCGGTGAGCCCTTCGCCGTGGGCGTCGGCACGGACGGGCGACTGCTGGCGGGTCAATCGTTCGACATCCGCCCAGACACCGAGCCCGTGGTGGTGGAGACACGTATCCGCGATGGGGTGCTCCACGCGGAGGGTGTCGAGCTCGGGCTCACGGGCTCCATCCTGGATGTGGAGTTCGATATCCCCCTCACGCTCGGACAGATGCGGGTCGAGTTCAACCCCAACGGCACGGTCACCGGTGTGTTGGGCGGCGCGCTCCCCTGGAACACCATCGCGGACGTCATCCCGCGCATCGGCGGCGCGTCGCAGTACGCCGACCTCGGCCGCCGCGTCCTGGGGGCCATGGCGGACATCATGAATCTCGAGACAGGGCAGTGCGATCGGCTGTCCGCTTCCATCCGTACGCACGGAGTGCCCGCTTTCATCCTCGACGAGGCCCCGTCCGCAGTGGCCGACGCTGGCACCCCCTGAGGTGACCACTGGCGCGGCTGTGTGCATTTGGTAGCTTCTGCTCATGTCCGCGCGCTTCGAGACCGACACCTCCCAGTACCCGCTCGTGGCGGTCAGCATCCCGAGCCAGCGCGTCACGGACGACGAGATCCTGCGTTTCATCGCTGGCCAGCGCGAGCTGCTGGGCCGCCGCACCAAGCACCTGGTGCTGTGTGACGCGCGCA encodes:
- a CDS encoding DUF1592 domain-containing protein; this translates as MRRHSFGSGGAGHALLIATLALWGCDTVGTIGTAPADRPVPPEPDLPPPPFAPAPAQLLRLTAEQFDNVVHDLYGDDVVSALPLEPDVRLAGFFAVGAGVDSISESGVNQYEAQALSIGEQVMTAGPARDALFDCTPSGTTDDACARAFITRHGRMTYRRSLTEAEITRFVTLAREAATVRGDFHAGLSLVVAAQLQSPNFLYRRELGEALPSTEGQPEGYRELRGTELASRLSFFLWNTTPDADLLDAAESGALDTTEGLEAEVRRMVDDPRTRRAVRSFFSEMLQLDRLSNLSKDRNAFLHYSPAVGPAAREETLLTIEDHVFGQDADYRDLMTTRTTFVDRTLAAIYEVPAPTREGFGRYEHSATGMRRGLLGQLSFLALHAHATRSSPTLRGRFVRINLLCTEVPPPPANVAVDLSETDATLSIRDQLWEHRENPVCASCHELMDPIGLGFENFDGLGQFRDVDWRLTFGPDGDVVRDDNGDRVLARGPELDVTGELDGVPFETPIELTDALRNHPDLPTCLTRSVYRYATGHEELRSEAAQLVALGESFADSGYRVKELLVQVALSEGFRRASGLRTVAEETN
- a CDS encoding DUF1552 domain-containing protein, translating into MAKTTISRRTLLKGIAAGGATVAIGLPTLDIFCNSNGTALAQGSPFPVRFGVWIWGNGNIPERWTPLSTGRNYQLSTQLSGLMPVRDDVTVVTGTIAASVAREPHNDGSASFLAGTPILATGQHDILAPTVDVLAANAIGGATAFRSIQAGVEPDLGNGTVSVNGPGSNNPATVDPLTLYHKLFGEGFALPGEEPVIDPLWQLRRSALSSVMEESAALRSQLGTHDQRRLDEHLDGVRELELRLLRFEEDPPNLAACGLARIPLDAYPEVNSRPQMKERHRIIADLLTMALACDRTRVVHTMFSRGGSNVRFPGVATGHHELSHKIDPTSQDQLDIIVKQIVDEYAYFVQALAAVPEGDRRLLDNVAVVASSDCSFGAEHDIIEYPILIAGSAGGALVSGEHIRAEGEVASKVSFSLLRAVGASVQRFGVNEAEATTGLTGLET